One Psychrobacillus glaciei genomic region harbors:
- the jag gene encoding RNA-binding cell elongation regulator Jag/EloR codes for MNQITQTAPTKEKAITVALEKLGVSKQEVTITVLDEGKKGFLGFGVKPAVVQVTVLKNDEEVEEFLHVIDRLEDSTKESNIPTINKNDEMDSQFTNNDAIEETINYILEIGKEMKIDDLSITQKKDGKFVYLHLNSKKAALLIGKRGQTLNAFESLSQLVANKFSNSFIIIKLDVGNYRERRQESLEQLAERMADKAVRTGIKVEFEPMSSFERKIIHNALSVRVDIETYSVGTDPNRYLVIEPIK; via the coding sequence ATGAATCAGATTACACAAACTGCACCTACAAAAGAAAAAGCTATAACTGTTGCATTAGAAAAACTTGGAGTTTCCAAACAAGAAGTGACAATTACAGTATTAGATGAAGGTAAAAAAGGTTTCCTAGGATTTGGAGTTAAACCTGCAGTTGTTCAAGTAACTGTTCTAAAAAATGATGAAGAAGTAGAAGAATTTTTACATGTAATAGACAGATTAGAAGATTCAACCAAAGAAAGTAATATCCCTACTATTAATAAAAATGATGAAATGGATTCACAATTTACAAATAATGATGCAATTGAGGAAACTATTAACTATATTTTGGAAATAGGGAAAGAAATGAAAATCGATGATTTGTCGATTACACAAAAGAAAGATGGAAAATTTGTTTATCTTCACTTAAATAGTAAAAAAGCAGCTTTACTAATTGGGAAGCGTGGGCAAACATTGAATGCCTTTGAAAGTTTATCTCAACTAGTTGCAAATAAGTTTTCTAATTCGTTCATTATTATTAAATTGGATGTTGGAAATTACCGTGAGCGGAGACAAGAATCATTAGAACAACTTGCCGAACGGATGGCAGATAAAGCTGTTCGAACTGGTATCAAAGTAGAATTTGAACCAATGTCCTCTTTTGAAAGAAAAATAATTCATAATGCCTTATCTGTCCGAGTCGATATTGAAACATACTCAGTTGGAACAGATCCGAATCGCTATCTAGTCATTGAACCCATAAAATAA